Proteins encoded in a region of the Zea mays cultivar B73 chromosome 2, Zm-B73-REFERENCE-NAM-5.0, whole genome shotgun sequence genome:
- the LOC118476379 gene encoding uncharacterized protein isoform X3, whose protein sequence is MARGMRKCIIQSQEEYLVEEPIGETSHRPRDAAYDHHPSARERQKESDNGNEFNDLDHHKKDTTSFETTSGVYPSPDDADIEDSVEGQTNEAISRGPNKLKHVWNLQKGKRIVVNCNELGQPIGEEAGVLGKFLGMVARNGCLCSLSFKGWRLLIGKKDRNNEQKNKQDVLKQVKMRFLYPARMEKWILRTIGERWRQHKSNLKSLHFDAHRSKENNLKNVPKGVLDDQWVALVNNWFTTQSQDISEANRINCAKRKATHTSGTKSFAQNREDMREQDPEKKYPHRAVLYINTHKSNITKNTNPHVVALKELLVQQPSLADTSHGKVAWKGDALSQILGEEKPGHIHGLGLVPNPDQVFGGST, encoded by the exons ATGGCTAGGGGTATGAGAAAGTGCATCATTCAAAGCCAAGAAGAGTATTTGGTAGAGGAGCCTATTGGGGAAACAAGTCATCGGCCACGAGATGCAGCATATGACCACCATCCTTCTGCTAGAGAACGCCAAAAAGAAAGCGACAATGGTAATGAGTTCAATGACCTAG ATCATCATAAAAAAGATACAACATCTTTTGAGACTACTTCTGGAGTGTACCCTTCTCCTGATGATGCAGATATAGAGGATTCTGTTGAAG GTCAAACTAATGAAGCAATAAGTCGTGGTCCGAACAAACTTAAACATGTTTGGAACCTTCAAAAAGGAAAACGAATTGTAGTTAACTGTAACGAGCTCGGCCAACCTATTGGAGAGGAGGCAGGAGTCTTAGGAAAATTCCTTGGCATGGTTGCTAGGAATGGCTGCTTATGTAGCTTAAGCTTCAAAGGTTGGAGATTACTGATAGGAAAGAAGGACAGGAACAATGAACAAAAAAACAAGCAAGATGTACTGAAGCAAGTAAAG ATGAGATTCCTATACCCTGCCCGCATGGAAAAGTGGATACTTCGAACTATTGGTGAAAGATGGAGACAACACAAGTCCAATCTAAAATCCTTACATTTTGATGCGCATAGGAGCAAGGAAAATAATCTAAAAAATGTTCCAAAAGGCGTCTTAGATGATCAATGGGTCGCTCTTGTGAATAATTGGTTTACAACACAATCACAG GATATCAGTGAGGCAAATAGGATAAACTGCGCAAAAAGGAAGGCGACCCATACATCAGGAACAAAGAGTTTTGCTCAGAACAGGGAAGATATG AGGGAACAAGATCCAGAAAAGAAATACCCCCATAGGGCTGTATTGTATATCAATACACACAAGAGTAACATCACAAAGAACACAAACCCACATGTG GTTGCGTTGAAGGAACTATTAGTCCAACAACCAAGTTTAGCTGACACTAGTCATGGAAAGGTTGCATGGAAAGGAGATGCGCTTAGCCAAATTTTAGGAGAAGAGAAGCCTGGCCATATCCATGGTCTTGGCCTTGTTCCGAATCCAGATCAAGTGTTTGGTGGATCAACTTAA
- the LOC118476379 gene encoding uncharacterized protein isoform X2, which produces MISFYFGMPADMARGMRKCIIQSQEEYLVEEPIGETSHRPRDAAYDHHPSARERQKESDNDHHKKDTTSFETTSGVYPSPDDADIEDSVEGQTNEAISRGPNKLKHVWNLQKGKRIVVNCNELGQPIGEEAGVLGKFLGMVARNGCLCSLSFKGWRLLIGKKDRNNEQKNKQDVLKQVKMRFLYPARMEKWILRTIGERWRQHKSNLKSLHFDAHRSKENNLKNVPKGVLDDQWVALVNNWFTTQSQDISEANRINCAKRKATHTSGTKSFAQNREDMREQDPEKKYPHRAVLYINTHKSNITKNTNPHVVALKELLVQQPSLADTSHGKVAWKGDALSQILGEEKPGHIHGLGLVPNPDQVFGGST; this is translated from the exons ATGATAAGTTTTTATTTTGGTATGCCAGCGGACATGGCTAGGGGTATGAGAAAGTGCATCATTCAAAGCCAAGAAGAGTATTTGGTAGAGGAGCCTATTGGGGAAACAAGTCATCGGCCACGAGATGCAGCATATGACCACCATCCTTCTGCTAGAGAACGCCAAAAAGAAAGCGACAATG ATCATCATAAAAAAGATACAACATCTTTTGAGACTACTTCTGGAGTGTACCCTTCTCCTGATGATGCAGATATAGAGGATTCTGTTGAAG GTCAAACTAATGAAGCAATAAGTCGTGGTCCGAACAAACTTAAACATGTTTGGAACCTTCAAAAAGGAAAACGAATTGTAGTTAACTGTAACGAGCTCGGCCAACCTATTGGAGAGGAGGCAGGAGTCTTAGGAAAATTCCTTGGCATGGTTGCTAGGAATGGCTGCTTATGTAGCTTAAGCTTCAAAGGTTGGAGATTACTGATAGGAAAGAAGGACAGGAACAATGAACAAAAAAACAAGCAAGATGTACTGAAGCAAGTAAAG ATGAGATTCCTATACCCTGCCCGCATGGAAAAGTGGATACTTCGAACTATTGGTGAAAGATGGAGACAACACAAGTCCAATCTAAAATCCTTACATTTTGATGCGCATAGGAGCAAGGAAAATAATCTAAAAAATGTTCCAAAAGGCGTCTTAGATGATCAATGGGTCGCTCTTGTGAATAATTGGTTTACAACACAATCACAG GATATCAGTGAGGCAAATAGGATAAACTGCGCAAAAAGGAAGGCGACCCATACATCAGGAACAAAGAGTTTTGCTCAGAACAGGGAAGATATG AGGGAACAAGATCCAGAAAAGAAATACCCCCATAGGGCTGTATTGTATATCAATACACACAAGAGTAACATCACAAAGAACACAAACCCACATGTG GTTGCGTTGAAGGAACTATTAGTCCAACAACCAAGTTTAGCTGACACTAGTCATGGAAAGGTTGCATGGAAAGGAGATGCGCTTAGCCAAATTTTAGGAGAAGAGAAGCCTGGCCATATCCATGGTCTTGGCCTTGTTCCGAATCCAGATCAAGTGTTTGGTGGATCAACTTAA
- the LOC118476379 gene encoding uncharacterized protein isoform X1, producing MISFYFGMPADMARGMRKCIIQSQEEYLVEEPIGETSHRPRDAAYDHHPSARERQKESDNGNEFNDLDHHKKDTTSFETTSGVYPSPDDADIEDSVEGQTNEAISRGPNKLKHVWNLQKGKRIVVNCNELGQPIGEEAGVLGKFLGMVARNGCLCSLSFKGWRLLIGKKDRNNEQKNKQDVLKQVKMRFLYPARMEKWILRTIGERWRQHKSNLKSLHFDAHRSKENNLKNVPKGVLDDQWVALVNNWFTTQSQDISEANRINCAKRKATHTSGTKSFAQNREDMREQDPEKKYPHRAVLYINTHKSNITKNTNPHVVALKELLVQQPSLADTSHGKVAWKGDALSQILGEEKPGHIHGLGLVPNPDQVFGGST from the exons ATGATAAGTTTTTATTTTGGTATGCCAGCGGACATGGCTAGGGGTATGAGAAAGTGCATCATTCAAAGCCAAGAAGAGTATTTGGTAGAGGAGCCTATTGGGGAAACAAGTCATCGGCCACGAGATGCAGCATATGACCACCATCCTTCTGCTAGAGAACGCCAAAAAGAAAGCGACAATGGTAATGAGTTCAATGACCTAG ATCATCATAAAAAAGATACAACATCTTTTGAGACTACTTCTGGAGTGTACCCTTCTCCTGATGATGCAGATATAGAGGATTCTGTTGAAG GTCAAACTAATGAAGCAATAAGTCGTGGTCCGAACAAACTTAAACATGTTTGGAACCTTCAAAAAGGAAAACGAATTGTAGTTAACTGTAACGAGCTCGGCCAACCTATTGGAGAGGAGGCAGGAGTCTTAGGAAAATTCCTTGGCATGGTTGCTAGGAATGGCTGCTTATGTAGCTTAAGCTTCAAAGGTTGGAGATTACTGATAGGAAAGAAGGACAGGAACAATGAACAAAAAAACAAGCAAGATGTACTGAAGCAAGTAAAG ATGAGATTCCTATACCCTGCCCGCATGGAAAAGTGGATACTTCGAACTATTGGTGAAAGATGGAGACAACACAAGTCCAATCTAAAATCCTTACATTTTGATGCGCATAGGAGCAAGGAAAATAATCTAAAAAATGTTCCAAAAGGCGTCTTAGATGATCAATGGGTCGCTCTTGTGAATAATTGGTTTACAACACAATCACAG GATATCAGTGAGGCAAATAGGATAAACTGCGCAAAAAGGAAGGCGACCCATACATCAGGAACAAAGAGTTTTGCTCAGAACAGGGAAGATATG AGGGAACAAGATCCAGAAAAGAAATACCCCCATAGGGCTGTATTGTATATCAATACACACAAGAGTAACATCACAAAGAACACAAACCCACATGTG GTTGCGTTGAAGGAACTATTAGTCCAACAACCAAGTTTAGCTGACACTAGTCATGGAAAGGTTGCATGGAAAGGAGATGCGCTTAGCCAAATTTTAGGAGAAGAGAAGCCTGGCCATATCCATGGTCTTGGCCTTGTTCCGAATCCAGATCAAGTGTTTGGTGGATCAACTTAA